The genomic stretch AACAATTGATTACCTAACTCCAGATGAAGCTTACTATAAAAAATGGTCTACTTATTTTAGGAATTGACATTTGGGAAGAGATTTGAGAATCTTCTGAATCTTCGGATGTCCGCCTGCAGACAAACCGATCACAAGGAATTTATACATGATCGTCGCCTCCGAAGTTCTTTCTGTAAATTTGGAAACGATGGTCAAATTCTACTAGATTAGGAGTAATCTCTAAATTCATAATTCTCTCGGACCGTCCTAAAAGTAAATACCCACCTCTTTCTAGGCTTCTACAGAATAATTTTATAACTCGGTTTTGCAAAGATTCTCCAAAATAAATCATTACATTCCTACATACCACAAATTGTACTTCTTTAAAAACTTCATCCACAACTAGATTGTGCTGAATAAATTCTATGGACTCTTTCAAATCCTCGCGAATCGAAATGCGATCACCTTGCTCTATAAAGAAATTACTAAATGAATCTAGTCCACCAGAGTTTTTATAATTTTCTGTCCATAACTCTATTTTTCCTTTTGACCATCTTCCTGTTTTTGCATCGTCCAAAAAAGATGGATTGATGTCAGATGTGAAAATGCGAGATCTATTCGAAAGCCCAGCCTCTTGTAATAATATCGATAGTGTGTATGTCTCTTCTCCGTGCCCACATCCAACCTGCCAGATATTGATTCTTGGAAATCCTGATAACCAAGG from Leptospiraceae bacterium encodes the following:
- a CDS encoding protein-glutamate O-methyltransferase CheR, translating into MELIKWKNHHIENVEIDVLLFALKERYGYDFSGYARASLKRRLMELKRYFDVSHLSEIIPEMLFNEAVAQAVINNISIPTSDFFRDPFVWKYIRNTVIPWLSGFPRINIWQVGCGHGEETYTLSILLQEAGLSNRSRIFTSDINPSFLDDAKTGRWSKGKIELWTENYKNSGGLDSFSNFFIEQGDRISIREDLKESIEFIQHNLVVDEVFKEVQFVVCRNVMIYFGESLQNRVIKLFCRSLERGGYLLLGRSERIMNLEITPNLVEFDHRFQIYRKNFGGDDHV